A DNA window from Purpureocillium takamizusanense chromosome 9, complete sequence contains the following coding sequences:
- a CDS encoding uncharacterized protein (SECRETED:SignalP(1-19~SECRETED:cutsite=VTA-SP~SECRETED:prob=0.7693)) gives MFSSLVVSLLATVSALVTASPTTRTGGNSTRAPALWINGNFIDYTSPGVRCSPDEDVLSCATKLLGQMNVEQNATFGTHSLTVHLKSLYRARRFLFWIDAGYINIDYTVGVEGCNKSNPVVVSKAPLFFCNTGSCSEEFSFTHSQTESTTYGYSLDTSLQLGGKIKILTIGYNISFNFKREWSTSKTQSTTVKRVYNMKHGEICAATSIQANVDCRYSYMTLDKATWFHPNGRSDELSAGGLEALLGKDDYRITGELPEFLRALKSHSPVRLDVGTQARGFPWTIEGCMYR, from the exons ATGTTTTCCAGTCTTGTTGTGTCTTTGCTTGCCACCGTCTCAGCATTGGTCACCGCCTCTCCAACCACTCGCACTGGTGGCAATAGCACGCGGGCACCAGCGCTTTGGATCAATGGAAACTTTATCGACTATACATCCCCTGGAGTGCGTTGTTCGCCAGACGAAGACGTTTTGAGTTGCGCGACGAAGCTCTTGGGCCAGATGAATGTCGAACAGAATGCGACATTCGGCACGCACTCGCTCACGGTGCATCTGAAGTCTCTTTACCGTGCTCGCCGCTTCTTGTTCTGGATCGACGCTGGTTACATTAACATCGATTACACTGTCGGTGTGGAAGGCTGCAACAAGTCAAACCCGGTAGTTGTCAGCAAAGCGCCGCTTTTCTTCTGCAATACCGGCA GTTGCTCAGAGGAGTTTTCCTTTACCCACAGTCAGACCGAGTCCACTACATACGGATACTCGTTGGATACGAGTCTCCAACTGGGAGGCAAGATCAAAATTCTCACGATCGGTTACAATATATCTTTCAACTTCAAACGCGAGTGGTCGACGTCCAAAACTCAATCAACAACGGTGAAAAGAGTGTATAACATGAAGCACGGTGAGATTtgcgccgcgacgtcgaTACAGGCGAACGTTGATTGCCGGTACTCGTACATGACCTTGGACAAGGCAACATGGTTCCACCCAAACGGCAGGTCCGACGAGCTCAGTGCGGGGGGTTTGGAAGCCTTACTTGGCAAAGACGACTATAGGATTACTGGCGAGTTGCCTGAATTTCTAAGGGCGCTGAAAAGTCATAGTC
- a CDS encoding uncharacterized protein (COG:S~EggNog:ENOG503NXYH) encodes MAEPLPPALKMPEISRFINRANQLRTIKPAIAYWCEYHAVNQIVGKGLHQTDDDSFNFTRTLLERLETTKAERADDDAIVDNDAGQAYVEQFAQETFARAERALRADRVTRQTADTFDAAATFFDLTREWADPPDAETLAKIKFAKWNAARILKAIREGRDPNESNPKQPEAAGGAAAGGEDDMDAELRRLAAQDPEARELISPQPPRAATVEDVPDDEPAAVPTSLPDEPPMPPPQVQDEGYFPAPPPPPPVVPSHPSAPAEPFVPSPMSASPSPATQIPPQPSPQIPTKLPSRFAPPPPAPQEPSAPPPAWSAPPPVAPTAPAPAPVPATTMHHKDLNQAQKHAKWAISALNFEDVPTAVQELRNALAMLGAQ; translated from the exons atggcagagccgctcccgcccgcgcTCAAGATGCCCGAGATCAGCCGCTTCATTAATCGCGCGAACCAGCTGCGCACCATCAAGCCGGCCATTGCCTACTGGT GCGAGTACCACGCCGTCAACCAAAtcgtcggcaagggcctccaccagaccgacgacgacagcttCAACTTCACGCGCACGCtgctcgagcgcctcgagacCACAaaggccgagcgcgccgacgacgacgccatcgtcgacaacgacgccggGCAGGCCTACGTCGAGCAGTTCGCGCAGGAGACGTTtgcgcgcgccgagcgcgccctccgcgccgacCGCGTCACCCGCCAGACGGCCGACACctttgacgccgccgccaccttctTCGACCTCACGCGCGAGTGGGCCGACCCCCCGGACGCGGAGACGCTCGCCAAGATCAAGTTTGCAAAGTGGAACGCCGCGCGCATCCTCAAGGCGATCCGCGAGGGTCGGGACCCCAACGAGTCGAACCCCAAGCAGcctgaggcggcgggcggcgccgctgctggtggggAGGACGATATGGatgccgagctgcgccgcctcgccgcgcaggatcccgaggcgcgcgagctcATTAGCCCACaaccgccgcgcgccgcgactGTGGAGgacgtgcccgacgacgagccggccgccgtgcccacGTCCCTGCCGGACGAGCCTCCGATGCCTCCGCCGCAGGTCCAAGACGAAGGATACtttcccgcgccgcctcctcctcctcccgttGTCCCTTCACATCCGTCCGCTCCCGCCGAGCCGTTCGTCCCTTCGCCCATGAGCGCCAGCCCGTCCCCCGCGACGCAGATCCCCCCGCAGCCCTCACCGCAGATCCCGACCAAGCTCCCCTCACGGttcgcgccgcctcctcccgctccgCAAGAACcttctgcgccgccgcctgcgtggAGTGCCCCTCCGCCCGTTGCACCgaccgccccggcgccggctcccgtgccggcaacgacgatgCACCACAAGGACCTGAACCAGGCGCAGAAGCACGCCAAATGGGCCATCTCGGCGCTCAACTTCGAGGACGTACCCACGGCGGTGCAGGAGCTGCGCAATGCGTTGGCTATGCTTGGCGCGCAGTag
- a CDS encoding uncharacterized protein (EggNog:ENOG503P3FH) produces MTRRPVRSSASRLVPRTYTLQAASSATTTPMSSAYPSTNNSEAEADDEVAKISLASLTLDTPLVPLRHARRVPKKPFPFLSLPSELRVKVYQHFFAGTDPVLDLSPDNYKRIHKHLGLLRVCRLIRAEATHFFYSTRSFRLFPTYPGRYFKSKRPLLARLKPGLRECITTLELRLGPGWNAPPRGWVVNDALGLKDCVSVRKLSVFVECDPSDGFYKGFRRSEGFYEGFSRQLLGSVIDALPHLAVIEFDGFSGVKKSGAMMHGLLDVAAQSGHLIRWGPEHGWTDADEDEEPPKAGASEKSAALYLNGLAMQGYAQNMPVAAS; encoded by the coding sequence ATGACTCGGAGACCGGTCCGCAGTTCGGCGTCTCGCCTGGTGCCTCGCACCTACACTCTGcaggcggcatcgtcggccacgacgacgcccatgagCTCCGCCTATCCGTCGACCAACAACTCAgaggccgaagccgacgacgaggtggccAAGATCTCTCTCGCCTCCCTCACACTCGACACCCCGCTCGTACCtctccgccacgcccgccgcgtgcCCAAGAAGCCCTTCCCCTTCCTGTCACTGCCCTCGGAGCTCCGCGTCAAGGTCTACCAACACTTCTTCGCCGGCACGGACCCAGTCCTCGACCTGTCCCCGGATAACTACAAGCGAATCCACAAGCACCTTGGGCTATTGCGCGTCTGCCGCCTGATTCGTGCAGAGGCCACCCACTTCTTCTACAGCACGCGCTCCTTCCGCCTCTTCCCCACCTATCCGGGCCGTTACTTCAAGTCCAAGCGCCCGTTGCTGGCGCGCCTGAAGCCCGGCCTGAGGGAATGCATCACTACCCTCGAACTGCGCCTGGGCCCGGGTTGGAATGCGCCGCCCAGAGGTTGGGTTGTCAACGACGCGCTCGGCCTCAAGGACTGCGTCAGCGTGCGCAAGCTGTCCGTCTTTGTCGAGTGCGATCCTAGCGATGGCTTCTATAAAGGGTTCCGGCGCTCCGAGGGCTTTTACGAAGGTTTCAGCCGCCAGCTGCTTGGCAGTGTCATCGACGCGCTACCGCACCTTGCTGTCATCGAGTTTGACGGCTTTTCGGGCGTCAAGAAGAGCGGTGCCATGATGCACGGTttgctcgacgtcgcggcccAGTCTGGGCATCTCATCCGCTGGGGCCCTGAGCACGGCTGGACGGAtgctgacgaggacgaggagccaCCCAAGGCGGGTGCCAGCGAGAAATCGGCAGCGTTATACTTGAACGGGCTAGCCATGCAAGGCTACGCCCAGAATATGCCGGTCGCAGCATCGTAA
- a CDS encoding Protein disulfide-isomerase (EggNog:ENOG503NYC8~COG:O~SECRETED:SignalP(1-23~SECRETED:cutsite=AHA-GM~SECRETED:prob=0.9673)), whose amino-acid sequence MPHPTTLAAALMAALAALPVAHAGMYTKNSPVLQVDARSYNKLIAKSNHTSIVEFYAPWCGHCQNLKPAYEKAARNLAGLAKVAAMDCDDDANKQLCGSMGVQGFPTLKIVRPSKKAGGRPVVEDYQGARTAGAITEAVASKINNHVVRVADKDLDGFLEGEGPKLLLFTEKGTTSALLRSVAIDYLDVVSVGQARNKEKAAVDKFSIGKFPTLVLIPGAGKDPITYDGELNKKDIVAFLAQVAQPNPDPAPSSGKDKAKDKAKADKPKDDKPKADKKDKKDKKDTKSKPESKPEPSKEADPEEDLTASTATTTASATPTPDNIAIPTLTDANMLVEKCLMAKSHTCVLALVPSEASSNGDKAVASLSHLNTKYIHGHRNLFPLFAVPANVEGASALKTALELSGDVELVAINARRGWWRRYEGDFGIESVEGWIDMIRMGEGAKNKLPKEIVVDEVKAETPSGSSQTSETHTADSEPGKETEAPEATHSIVHEEL is encoded by the exons atgccgcacCCCACTactctcgccgccgccctcatggccgcgctggccgcgctgcCAGTCGCTCACGCTGGCATGTACACCAAGAACTCGCCCGTCTTGCAGGTCGATGCGCGCTCCTACAACAAGCTCATTGCAAAGTCCAACCACACGTCG ATTGTAGAGTTCTACGCGCCCTGGTGCGGCCACTGCCAGAACCTCAAGCCCGCCTACGAAAAGGCCGCTCGGAACCTCGCCGGTCTCGCCaaggtcgccgccatggactgcgacgacgatgccaacAAGCAGCTCTGCGGCTCCATGGGCGTGCAGGGCTTCCCCACCCTCAAGATCGTCCGTCCCAGCAAGAAGGCCGGTGGCCGCCCCGTTGTTGAGGACTACCAGGGCGCCCGCACTgccggcgccatcaccgAGGCCGTTGCGTCCAAGATCAACAACCacgtcgtccgcgtcgccgacaaggacCTCGATGGcttcctcgagggcgagggccccaagctcctcctcttcaCCGAAAAGGGCACGACCAGCGCGTTGCTGAGGAGCGTCGCCATCGATTACCTCGACGTCGTATCTGTCGGCCAGGCGCGCAACAAAGAaaaggcggccgtcgacaagtTCAGCATTGGAAAGTTCCCTACCCTCGTACTCATCCCCGGCGCGGGTAAGGACCCAATTACCTATGATGGCGAACTCAACAAGAAGGACATTGTCGCGTTCCTGGCCCAGGTTGCCCAACCGAACCCCGATCCGGCGCCATCCAgcggcaaggacaaggcaAAGGATAAGGCCAAGGCTGACAAGCCCAAGGATGACAAGCCCAAGGCcgacaagaaggacaagaaggacaagaaagACACCAAGTCGAAGCCAGAGTCGAAGCCAGAGCCCTCCAAAGAGGCCGATCCTGAGGAGGACCTCACGGCGTCCACTGCCACGACCACCGCGAGCGCCACTCCGACGCCGGACAATATTGCCATTCCCACCCTTACTGACGCGAACATGTTGGTGGAGAAGTGTCTCATGGCCAAGTCGCACACCTGCGTCCTTGCCCTGGTTCCATCCGAGGCATCCAGCAATGGCGACAAGGCAGTGGCGTCGCTCTCACACCTCAACACCAAGTATATCCATGGCCACCGGAACCTCTTCCCCCTCTTTGCTGTCCCCGCCAACGTCGAGGGCGCATCGGCGCTGAAGACCGCACTCGAGCTTTCTGGCGATGTGGAGCTAGTTGCGATCAATGCGCGTcgtgggtggtggcgacggtACGAGGGTGACTTCGGCATCGAGAGTGTCGAGGGCTGGATCGACATGATTCGcatgggcgagggcgccaagAACAAGCTGCCCAAGGAGATTGTCGtggacgaggtcaaggccgagacGCCCTCGGGCTCTTCTCAGACTAGCGAGACGCACACCGCGGACTCCGAGCCAGGAAAGGAGACCGAGGCCCCCGAGGCCACGCACTCCATCGTGCACGAGGAGCTGTAA
- a CDS encoding uncharacterized protein (COG:S~EggNog:ENOG503NXYH) produces MHPRRRSRRKMRGADDANLPPCAGEYHAVNQIVGKGLHQTDDDSFNFTRTLLERLETTKAERADDDAIVDNDAGQAYVEQFAQETFARAERALRADRVTRQTADTFDAAATFFDLTREWADPPDAETLAKIKFAKWNAARILKAIREGRDPNESNPKQPEAAGGAAAGGEDDMDAELRRLAAQDPEARELISPQPPRAATVEDVPDDEPAAVPTSLPDEPPMPPPQVQDEGYFPAPPPPPPVVPSHPSAPAEPFVPSPMSASPSPATQIPPQPSPQIPTKLPSRFAPPPPAPQEPSAPPPAWSAPPPVAPTAPAPAPVPATTMHHKDLNQAQKHAKWAISALNFEDVPTAVQELRNALAMLGAQ; encoded by the coding sequence ATGCACCCTCGAAGAAGAAGTAGAAGAAAGATGCGAGGAGCTGACGATGCCAACCTTCCCCCCTGCGCAGGCGAGTACCACGCCGTCAACCAAAtcgtcggcaagggcctccaccagaccgacgacgacagcttCAACTTCACGCGCACGCtgctcgagcgcctcgagacCACAaaggccgagcgcgccgacgacgacgccatcgtcgacaacgacgccggGCAGGCCTACGTCGAGCAGTTCGCGCAGGAGACGTTtgcgcgcgccgagcgcgccctccgcgccgacCGCGTCACCCGCCAGACGGCCGACACctttgacgccgccgccaccttctTCGACCTCACGCGCGAGTGGGCCGACCCCCCGGACGCGGAGACGCTCGCCAAGATCAAGTTTGCAAAGTGGAACGCCGCGCGCATCCTCAAGGCGATCCGCGAGGGTCGGGACCCCAACGAGTCGAACCCCAAGCAGcctgaggcggcgggcggcgccgctgctggtggggAGGACGATATGGatgccgagctgcgccgcctcgccgcgcaggatcccgaggcgcgcgagctcATTAGCCCACaaccgccgcgcgccgcgactGTGGAGgacgtgcccgacgacgagccggccgccgtgcccacGTCCCTGCCGGACGAGCCTCCGATGCCTCCGCCGCAGGTCCAAGACGAAGGATACtttcccgcgccgcctcctcctcctcccgttGTCCCTTCACATCCGTCCGCTCCCGCCGAGCCGTTCGTCCCTTCGCCCATGAGCGCCAGCCCGTCCCCCGCGACGCAGATCCCCCCGCAGCCCTCACCGCAGATCCCGACCAAGCTCCCCTCACGGttcgcgccgcctcctcccgctccgCAAGAACcttctgcgccgccgcctgcgtggAGTGCCCCTCCGCCCGTTGCACCgaccgccccggcgccggctcccgtgccggcaacgacgatgCACCACAAGGACCTGAACCAGGCGCAGAAGCACGCCAAATGGGCCATCTCGGCGCTCAACTTCGAGGACGTACCCACGGCGGTGCAGGAGCTGCGCAATGCGTTGGCTATGCTTGGCGCGCAGTag
- a CDS encoding uncharacterized protein (COG:Q~EggNog:ENOG503NWNG), with translation MSLPQTYKAVVLEKASAPFVLKDVPLERPGPGQILVKVLACGVCFSDVATAEGHMGDVFPRVPGHEIVGDIVELGQGVSNLAKGQRVGGPWHGGHDGHCRACQRGQFQMCDKAAVNGVSRDGGYAEYVVLRAEAAVRVPKDMEPADVAPLLCAGVTVFNGIRKMHVEQGGLVAVQGLGGLGHLAVQYANKMGYEVAVLSSGDDKAAFATDLGAHHYINTKSKDTAKELQKLGGADIIVQTAPNPEVVSSLVYGLAAGGKLLSLAPVGPVSLDTVPMVLKGLSVHGWPSGHALDSEEAIRFASQHGVRCMVEKYPLSDVQKAVDSLKAGKPRFRNVLVME, from the coding sequence ATGTCTCTGCCACAGACCTACaaggccgtcgtcctcgaaaaggccagcgcgccgttTGTTCTCAAGGACGTGCCGCTCGAGCGTCCCGGCCCCGGCCAGATCCTTGTCAAGGTGCTCGCCTGCGGCGTGTGCTTCTCGGACGTGGCCACGGCCGAGGGTCACATGGGTGACGTCTTCCCCCGGGTCCCTGGCCACGAGATTGTGGGCGACATCGTCGAGCTGGGGCAGGGCGTCTCCAACCTCGCCAAGGgccagcgcgtcggcgggccctggcacggcggccacgacggccactGCCGGGCCTGCCAGCGTGGCCAGTTTCAAATGtgcgacaaggccgccgtcaacggcgtctCCCGCGATGGCGGCTACGCAGAGTACGTAGTGctccgcgccgaggccgccgttCGTGTGCCCAAGGACAtggagcccgccgacgtcgcgccgctgctgtgcgCCGGAGTGACCGTGTTCAACGGGATACGCAAGATGcacgtcgagcagggcggcctcgtcgccgtccaagggctcggcggcctgggccaCCTGGCCGTCCAGTACGCCAACAAGATGGGCTACGAGGTCGCCGTGCTGTCCTCGGGGGATGACAAGGCCGCCTTTGCGACCGACCTCGGCGCGCACCACTACATCAACACCAAGAGCAAGGAcacggccaaggagctgcagaagctgggcggcgccgacatcatcgtccaGACGGCGCCCAACCCCGAGGTCGTAAGCTCGCTCGTCTAcggtctcgccgccgggggcaaGCTCTTGTCGCTGGCGCCCGTCGGCCCCGTGTCCCTCGACACGGTCCCCATGGTCCTCAAGGGCCTGAGCGTCCACGGCTGGCCGAGCGGCCACGCGCTCGACAGCGAGGAGGCGATCCGCTTCGCCTCGCAGCATGGCGTGCGATGCATGGTGGAGAAGTACCCCTTGTCAGACGTGCAAAAGGCTGTGGACAGCctcaaggccggcaagcCGCGCTTCCGCAACGTGCTGGTGATGGAGTAG
- the SKI6 gene encoding Exosome non-catalytic core component (BUSCO:EOG0926407T~COG:J~EggNog:ENOG503NW91) codes for MPLDTSAYSLALLRVDGRRWNELRRLHAQIRTQDAADGSSYLEMGHTKVMCVVTGPSEQSQQQQQRRGGQQTQRDAASINVNVVIAGFSSVDRKKRGRNDKRIQEIEITIAKTLASAVHTHLFPHSSITISLHVLSQDGSLLAALLNAATLAIVDAGIPMTDYIAACTAGSTSTHAAGDDAADPLLDLNNQEEQELPFLTVATLGDGDRVAVLVCESRVQVSRLEGMLVVGIDGCKQVRKLLDRTVKEKGVKMIREGAVQRSDAMAMDLDG; via the exons ATGCCTCTCGACACGTCCGCCTactcgctggcgctgctgcgcgtcgacggccgccgctggaacgagctgcgccgcctccacgccCAGATCCGCACCcaggatgccgccgacggctcctcgTACCTCGAGATGGGCCACACAAAGGTCATGTGCGTCGTCACGGGGCCGTCTGAGcagagccagcagcagcagcaacgccgcggcggccagcagacccagcgcgacgccgcctccatcaacgtcaacgtcgtcATTGCCGGCTTCTCCAGCGTCGACCGCAAGAAGCGCGGCCGCAACGACAA GCGCATCCAGGAAATCGAAATCACCATTGCCAAGACGCTCGCGTCTGCCGTCCACACCCATCTCTTCCCCCACTCCTCTATAACAATTTCCCTCCACGTCCTGTCCCAGGACggctccctcctcgccgcccttctcaacgccgccacgctcgccatcgtcgacgccggcatcCCCATGACCGACTACATCGCCGCCTGCACCGCTGGATCCACCTCGACACACGCCGcgggtgacgatgccgccgaccccCTGCTCGACCTCAATAaccaggaggagcaggagctgcCCTTCCTGACTGTTGCCACGCTTGGAGATGGAGACCGCGTTGCTGTCCTCGTCTGCGAGAGCAGGGTTCAGGTCAgccgcctcgagggcatgcTCGTCGTTGGCATCGATGGCTGCAAGCAGGTCCGCAAGTTGCTCGACCGCACGGTCAAGGAGAAGGGTGTCAAGATGATTcgcgagggcgccgtccagcgcagcgacgccatggccatggactTGGACGGCTAG